The following are encoded in a window of Nitrospirota bacterium genomic DNA:
- a CDS encoding elongation factor Tu, which yields PGDNVNLTVELISPIAMEKELRFAIREGGRTVGAGVVTEVIE from the coding sequence CCTGGAGACAATGTAAACCTGACAGTTGAGCTTATATCTCCTATAGCTATGGAGAAGGAGTTAAGGTTTGCAATCAGGGAAGGTGGAAGGACTGTAGGTGCAGGTGTAGTTACTGAGGTAATAGAATAA